In bacterium, the sequence GCCCATCAGGATGAGCGCGGTCGCGACATTGACGATAAGGCCGAAGACCGCGACACCGAACATCTGCCAGGCGAGGATCGGCTGCGGCGCCATCAGGCGCTCCCAGGCCTCGACCGCGATGAAGCCGGTGATGACGACGAGCGTCACCGCGTTGAACAGCGCGGCGAGCACCTCCGTGCGGTAGAGCCCGAATGCGCGCTCCTTTTTCGTCGGCCGCGCGGCCAGATACATCGCGAGCACGCTGACGACAAGCGCGAAGGAGTGCGTCAGCATATGGCCCGCGTCGGAAATCAGCGCGAGGCTGCCCGTGATGACGCCGCCGATGACCTCCACGACCATCGCCGTCGTCGTGACCGCGATGGCGATCTTCAGCCGGCGCTTTTCCTTCGGGCGATGTTCGGGGATCTCCCCGGAAAGCTCGCCCGGCCGATGCACGACAAAAAAACCGGAATGCGTGTGCCCGTGCCCATGTTCGTGCCCGTGGCCGTGCCCGTGATGGTGCTTGTGATCGTGGCCGTGATCGTGTCCGCGCTCGTGGCGATGCCCGTGATCGTGATGATGTCCGACGCCCATGCGCGGGAGCATACAGCACGAATTGCGAATGTCGAATCGGGAGTGCGGAATGCCGTCGCGGCTCGCGCAGAAAACGTGACCTTGCGACGGCATTCGCAATTCGCAATTCCGCGTTCGCACATCCTTCCCGTCCCGCGGCCTATTCCTTATGTTGTCCCCGCCCATGCTCCGTCTCCCCCGTCCGACTGCCCGTGCGAGCGGCGCGCTCATCGTCGCGCTTGCGTTTTGCGCCGGCGTAACCGGCATTTCGATCGCACCGGACTATCGCCGGCCGATGCCGCCCGCGCCGGAATACCCCCCTGATTTCGGCACGCGGCTTCTGGTCATCGATCCCGGCCACGGCGGCGACAATCAGGGCGCGATCTCGTTCTGGTTCGCGCGCGAAAAAAGGCGCAACCTTCGCCTTGCGCGCGCGGTCAAACGGCATCTCGAGGAAGGCGGGCACTGGCGCGTCGAACTGACGCGCGATCGCGACGAAAATCTCCCCAACTCCGACCGCCCCCGGATGGCCAACGACGCCGGCGCGGATATCTACATCAGCCTGCACGCGAACGGGCACGTGTATCCGCGCGAGGGATTCGGCGTGATCTGGTACGCCGCGCAGAAAATCGACGCAAGCCGCGCGCTTGCCGAGGCGATCGCGGCGCGTCTTTTCGCCGCGGGCTTTTTTCCGGATCGCACGATGGGTCCGCGCTTCACCGGGCCGCGTGGCGAGCGATCGCCCGAATACGCGCTCACGCACGATTCGCTTCCGGTGTACGTGCGCGAACGGACGGATCACAAGATGGTTTATCCCGCGCGGATGCCGGCCGTCCTGATCGAGACGCACTACATGACGCACGCGGGCGAGGCGATCCGTTTCGCCCTGCCGGCCGCCGCCGAACGTCTGGCGCGCGCCCTCGAGCTTGGGCTTGCCGATTTCGCGCTTTCGGGCGCGTCGGGAGCGGCCGTGGAATCAAGCGCCGAATCTTGAATCCGCGCGCCCTTCATGGTATCGAGTCGGCCTTAATGTATTGCTGGTCTTCCCGGCCGGGGCGAGGGAGTTTTCCGTGCGAAAAAGCTTGATCGCGTTATTGGCCGTCGCGCTGACGGCGGCGACGGCGTCGGCCGCCTGGGTGCAGAAGCAGGCCATGACCACCGCGCGCTTTGAACCGGGCGTCGCGACGGACGGCAGCTATCGCATTTGGGTTTTCGGCGGCACCAATACCGCCGGCGC encodes:
- a CDS encoding cation diffusion facilitator family transporter, with amino-acid sequence MLPRMGVGHHHDHGHRHERGHDHGHDHKHHHGHGHGHEHGHGHTHSGFFVVHRPGELSGEIPEHRPKEKRRLKIAIAVTTTAMVVEVIGGVITGSLALISDAGHMLTHSFALVVSVLAMYLAARPTKKERAFGLYRTEVLAALFNAVTLVVITGFIAVEAWERLMAPQPILAWQMFGVAVFGLIVNVATALILMGAGHGDINFRSAFLHMVGDTMSSVVIVIGAVVIRYTGWVWIDPVLSVMICGVILYWAYGLTRDSVGILMETAPKGLAVEAVEHGIKERFPDIAKVTDVHIWVITSGLNAMTACLAVPADMDLAAQKALSHEVRHFVLDEFDIGHAVFEYVGTKPL
- a CDS encoding N-acetylmuramoyl-L-alanine amidase; its protein translation is MLRLPRPTARASGALIVALAFCAGVTGISIAPDYRRPMPPAPEYPPDFGTRLLVIDPGHGGDNQGAISFWFAREKRRNLRLARAVKRHLEEGGHWRVELTRDRDENLPNSDRPRMANDAGADIYISLHANGHVYPREGFGVIWYAAQKIDASRALAEAIAARLFAAGFFPDRTMGPRFTGPRGERSPEYALTHDSLPVYVRERTDHKMVYPARMPAVLIETHYMTHAGEAIRFALPAAAERLARALELGLADFALSGASGAAVESSAES